A single region of the Archaeoglobaceae archaeon genome encodes:
- a CDS encoding 30S ribosomal protein S9, whose product MKIVVTSGKRKTAVARAVARDGVGRIRINKIPLEIYPQELPKKMMLEPIKIAGELAKKVDIEVNVSGGGVVSQAEAARTAIARALVEFSGDEELRKAFLEYDRTLLVNDIRRKLPKLQGGRGARKRRQTSYR is encoded by the coding sequence GTGAAGATAGTTGTTACGAGTGGTAAAAGAAAAACCGCAGTAGCAAGGGCGGTAGCAAGGGATGGAGTCGGCAGAATTAGAATCAATAAAATCCCGTTGGAGATTTACCCACAAGAATTACCCAAGAAGATGATGCTTGAGCCGATAAAAATCGCGGGAGAGCTGGCTAAAAAAGTTGACATCGAAGTAAATGTTTCAGGTGGAGGTGTTGTTAGCCAAGCGGAAGCAGCAAGAACCGCGATAGCAAGGGCACTCGTGGAATTCAGTGGAGACGAAGAACTAAGAAAGGCATTTCTTGAATATGATCGAACATTGCTTGTTAACGACATAAGAAGAAAGCTTCCAAAGCTACAGGGAGGAAGAGGAGCAAGAAAGAGAAGGCAAACATCTTACAGGTGA
- a CDS encoding DNA-directed RNA polymerase subunit N, with the protein MVFKEERASDFPIRCFSCGAVIGHIYEKYLELLKAGKSPKEALDELGIERYCCRRMFITHKSVIGEIAKFRGAVG; encoded by the coding sequence TTGGTATTCAAAGAGGAAAGGGCAAGTGATTTTCCAATTAGGTGCTTTTCCTGTGGAGCGGTGATAGGACATATCTACGAGAAATACCTTGAGTTACTAAAAGCCGGAAAATCTCCGAAAGAGGCATTGGATGAGCTTGGAATCGAAAGATATTGCTGTAGAAGAATGTTTATAACTCATAAATCTGTAATTGGTGAAATTGCAAAATTCCGGGGGGCCGTGGGGTAG
- a CDS encoding DNA-directed RNA polymerase subunit K, whose protein sequence is MISIKENFPFKYTRFEKARIIGARALQIAMGAPILIETNKTDPIDIAQEEFEKGVIPITVKRRSNRFIWLEKYEMF, encoded by the coding sequence GTGATTAGCATTAAAGAGAATTTCCCGTTTAAATACACGAGATTTGAAAAGGCCCGGATCATTGGAGCGAGGGCATTGCAGATAGCAATGGGGGCCCCTATTTTAATCGAGACGAATAAAACTGATCCTATTGATATAGCACAAGAAGAATTCGAGAAAGGTGTAATTCCCATCACTGTAAAAAGAAGGTCTAACCGCTTTATTTGGCTAGAAAAATACGAGATGTTTTGA
- a CDS encoding phosphopyruvate hydratase yields MIIEDVRYRIIFDSRGRETVECEVESNGFVGRASAPSGASTGSEEAVVVNPRKYREIEEKVSKALIGINVFEQEEIDNALRTLDGTDNFSNIGGNFAVSASIASAKCASAILEMPLCLYLGGVFAKEIPYPLGNVIGGGKHAEGSTNIQEFLVIPVGAKNFLEAQKTNTEVHRKVMEELKTRKIFYAKGDEGAWAAQISDEMAFEVLSKAIKKVESEIGIEVRIGIDVAASELWNGKEYVYNDKKLSREEQIEYISKLVEDYNLLYVEDPFHENDFESFAELTKSVKCFVCGDDLFVTNVKRLRKGIELKAGNTLLVKPNQIGTLTDTFRAVKLAKENGYRIVVSHRSGETEDNYLAHLAVAFNAKLIKTGVVGGERISKLNEMIRLEEMLNAKMVRI; encoded by the coding sequence GTGATAATCGAAGATGTTCGCTATCGTATAATTTTTGATAGCAGAGGGCGCGAAACGGTCGAATGCGAAGTTGAAAGCAACGGCTTTGTTGGTAGAGCATCAGCACCAAGCGGAGCTTCAACTGGCAGTGAGGAAGCTGTCGTGGTTAACCCCAGAAAATATAGGGAGATCGAAGAAAAAGTCTCAAAAGCCTTAATCGGAATAAATGTCTTCGAACAGGAAGAGATCGATAACGCATTAAGAACTCTGGATGGCACTGATAACTTTTCCAATATCGGAGGTAATTTTGCGGTTTCCGCAAGTATTGCTTCCGCTAAATGTGCTTCTGCCATCTTGGAAATGCCTTTGTGCCTTTATCTTGGTGGGGTCTTTGCAAAGGAGATACCCTACCCACTCGGAAACGTAATTGGTGGTGGAAAGCACGCTGAAGGGTCAACAAATATACAGGAGTTCCTTGTAATCCCCGTAGGGGCCAAGAATTTTTTAGAAGCCCAGAAAACGAATACTGAAGTTCATAGGAAGGTAATGGAAGAATTAAAAACAAGGAAGATATTCTATGCCAAGGGGGATGAGGGCGCATGGGCTGCTCAAATAAGCGACGAAATGGCTTTTGAAGTGCTGAGCAAGGCAATAAAGAAGGTTGAAAGCGAAATTGGCATTGAAGTCAGAATAGGGATAGATGTTGCAGCAAGTGAGCTTTGGAATGGAAAAGAATACGTGTATAATGATAAAAAGCTCAGTAGAGAAGAACAAATCGAATATATATCGAAGCTCGTTGAAGATTACAACCTTTTATACGTTGAAGATCCGTTCCATGAAAATGATTTTGAAAGCTTTGCTGAACTTACAAAAAGTGTTAAATGTTTTGTTTGTGGTGATGACCTCTTTGTGACCAACGTCAAAAGATTAAGGAAGGGTATCGAGCTTAAAGCGGGAAATACCCTGCTCGTGAAACCTAATCAAATTGGAACTTTAACTGACACCTTTAGGGCAGTAAAACTGGCCAAAGAAAATGGATATAGGATTGTTGTAAGCCACAGAAGTGGCGAAACAGAGGATAATTATCTTGCTCACCTTGCAGTGGCTTTTAACGCAAAGTTAATAAAGACCGGCGTGGTTGGGGGAGAAAGAATTTCGAAGCTAAATGAGATGATAAGACTCGAAGAAATGCTCAATGCAAAGATGGTGAGAATATGA
- the rpsB gene encoding 30S ribosomal protein S2, with protein sequence MMETEYEYLIPPEEYLAAGVHIGTQVKTGDMREFIFKVRQDGLYILDIKKLDERIRACVKLLLKYEPSKILLVAARQYAHKPVKKLAEVIGAKYIIDRFVPGTLTNPNIKEYTEPDIVFVNDPAIDKQAIAEATKIGIPVIALCDTNNSTADVDLVIPTNNKGRKALALVYWLIAREIKKAKGEDFTYTVEDFEAEL encoded by the coding sequence ATGATGGAAACGGAGTATGAGTATCTCATTCCGCCAGAGGAATATCTTGCAGCAGGTGTGCACATCGGAACGCAGGTAAAAACGGGAGACATGAGGGAGTTTATATTCAAGGTTAGGCAGGATGGACTCTACATACTTGATATAAAGAAACTCGATGAAAGGATTAGGGCTTGCGTTAAACTCCTTCTTAAATACGAACCATCTAAAATCCTGCTCGTGGCAGCGAGGCAGTATGCTCACAAACCAGTCAAAAAGCTCGCAGAAGTAATTGGGGCCAAATATATAATCGACAGATTCGTCCCGGGAACGCTTACGAATCCAAACATAAAAGAATACACTGAACCGGACATAGTCTTTGTAAACGATCCCGCGATAGACAAGCAGGCAATTGCAGAAGCAACGAAGATCGGAATCCCGGTAATTGCTCTCTGCGATACAAACAACTCAACTGCAGACGTGGATTTAGTTATTCCGACGAACAACAAGGGTAGAAAAGCCCTTGCTTTGGTTTACTGGCTAATTGCAAGGGAGATTAAAAAAGCAAAGGGCGAAGACTTTACCTATACCGTTGAAGACTTCGAAGCTGAACTCTGA
- a CDS encoding saccharopine dehydrogenase NADP-binding domain-containing protein: protein MDRIVVLGGMGHIGSKIVWKILEIDSSLELTIGDINVERAEEVVRDLGNVKVVKVNASREEELMEVLKGKEVVVNAVGPFYKFGVPVLKSAIRCGVDYIDINDDYDSTADALNLNELAIGKKMTAIVGMGATPGITNLIAKYGSGRLDKVEEVGTYWVWTAIDPTMGPAIIEHYFHAITGMVKTYKDGELVDALSEPEIFEFPKPIGPWEVANVGHPEPITIPRYMKVRKVYNKGGIWPSELNEIAKVFSQLGLTGDGVINVGELNFKVIR, encoded by the coding sequence ATGGACAGAATTGTAGTATTAGGTGGTATGGGGCATATTGGATCGAAAATTGTTTGGAAAATTCTCGAAATTGACAGTTCATTGGAATTGACAATAGGAGACATAAATGTAGAAAGAGCAGAAGAAGTTGTAAGAGATTTGGGTAACGTTAAAGTCGTGAAGGTGAATGCTTCCCGTGAAGAAGAGCTCATGGAAGTTTTAAAGGGAAAAGAAGTTGTTGTGAACGCTGTAGGACCATTTTACAAATTTGGCGTTCCAGTTTTAAAATCTGCAATTCGCTGTGGTGTGGATTACATAGACATAAACGATGACTATGATTCCACCGCAGATGCTCTGAACTTAAACGAATTAGCTATAGGAAAGAAAATGACCGCCATTGTGGGCATGGGTGCAACACCCGGAATAACTAATTTGATTGCTAAATATGGAAGCGGAAGACTGGATAAAGTCGAAGAAGTCGGAACTTATTGGGTATGGACTGCTATTGATCCAACAATGGGTCCAGCGATTATAGAACATTACTTTCATGCAATAACTGGTATGGTGAAAACTTACAAGGATGGAGAGTTGGTAGATGCTCTTTCTGAACCGGAGATTTTCGAATTTCCCAAACCCATTGGACCATGGGAAGTGGCTAATGTGGGTCATCCCGAACCGATAACCATTCCGAGATATATGAAGGTGAGAAAAGTTTATAACAAAGGCGGAATATGGCCATCTGAACTAAATGAGATTGCAAAGGTGTTCTCTCAGTTAGGGCTTACAGGAGACGGGGTAATAAATGTAGGTGAACTGAATTTCAAAGTCATTAGATAA
- a CDS encoding 4-hydroxyphenylacetate 3-hydroxylase family protein: MMTGKEYIESLKKYKPKIYFMGRRIENVADDPITAPHVNAAAMTYELAHDPRFEDVMTAISHLTGEKINRFNHIHQSTEDLVKKVRMIRVLGQKTGSCFQRCVGCDAMNAIYITSYNIDKKYGTDYHERVREYIKFVQKNDLMPAGAMTDVKGDRSKRPSQQADKDMYVRVVEKREDGIVVRGAKAHITGVVNSHEIIAMPTRALEADDKDYAVAFAVPVDAEGVTMIFGRQTNDLRRLDGDIDCGNAKYATVGGEALVIFDDVFVPWERVFMCGEYDFAGELVEVFATFHRQNYGACKVGVADVLIGATANVAEMQGIAKASHVVDKITEMIHLAETCWCCTLACSYEGYKTPSGAYMPNPLLANVTKLNITRFPYEWSRIAQDITGGIVITLPSEKDYKNPETKHLIEKYLKGVAETPTEQRMRMIRLVENLSIGAELPESMHGAGSPQAQKIMIARRGNLEMKKELAKVIAGIKEDEHFKKIRGVSEKEFFAKLK, from the coding sequence ATGATGACCGGAAAAGAGTATATTGAAAGTTTGAAAAAATACAAGCCAAAAATTTACTTTATGGGAAGAAGAATAGAGAATGTCGCTGACGATCCAATAACGGCGCCTCATGTAAATGCTGCAGCAATGACTTACGAGCTTGCCCACGATCCAAGATTTGAAGATGTAATGACCGCCATTTCGCATTTAACGGGGGAGAAAATAAACCGATTCAATCACATTCATCAGAGCACTGAGGATCTTGTCAAAAAAGTCAGAATGATCAGGGTTCTCGGACAGAAGACTGGTTCCTGCTTCCAGCGCTGCGTTGGCTGTGATGCGATGAATGCAATTTACATAACGAGCTACAACATCGACAAGAAGTATGGCACAGATTATCACGAGAGGGTTAGGGAATACATAAAGTTCGTGCAGAAAAACGATCTCATGCCCGCTGGAGCCATGACAGATGTAAAGGGGGACAGAAGCAAAAGGCCGAGTCAGCAGGCGGACAAGGACATGTATGTAAGGGTTGTGGAAAAAAGAGAAGACGGGATCGTTGTTCGAGGAGCAAAAGCTCATATCACCGGTGTAGTCAACTCCCACGAGATCATAGCGATGCCCACAAGAGCTCTTGAAGCCGACGATAAGGACTACGCTGTTGCCTTTGCGGTGCCAGTTGACGCTGAAGGCGTTACCATGATCTTTGGGAGGCAAACGAACGATCTTCGCAGACTCGATGGAGACATAGACTGCGGAAATGCGAAATATGCTACTGTAGGTGGTGAGGCATTGGTGATCTTTGACGATGTCTTTGTTCCTTGGGAGCGCGTTTTCATGTGCGGGGAATACGACTTCGCTGGCGAGCTCGTTGAAGTCTTCGCTACCTTCCACCGCCAGAATTATGGGGCATGCAAAGTAGGAGTTGCGGACGTGCTTATTGGGGCAACAGCAAACGTTGCAGAGATGCAGGGAATTGCCAAAGCCTCGCATGTTGTTGACAAGATCACCGAGATGATACACTTGGCTGAAACTTGCTGGTGCTGCACCCTCGCGTGCTCTTACGAGGGCTATAAGACTCCCTCAGGAGCTTACATGCCAAATCCCTTGCTTGCAAATGTAACAAAGCTTAACATCACGAGATTCCCGTATGAGTGGTCAAGGATTGCTCAGGACATCACTGGCGGGATCGTTATAACATTGCCCTCTGAAAAAGATTACAAGAATCCAGAAACTAAGCATTTGATCGAGAAGTATCTCAAAGGAGTTGCTGAGACTCCGACTGAGCAGAGAATGAGAATGATCAGACTCGTGGAGAACCTTTCAATCGGTGCTGAATTGCCAGAGTCTATGCATGGCGCTGGATCACCGCAGGCACAGAAGATAATGATCGCAAGAAGGGGCAATCTGGAGATGAAGAAAGAGCTTGCAAAGGTAATTGCAGGAATAAAGGAAGATGAGCACTTCAAGAAAATAAGAGGGGTCAGCGAAAAAGAATTCTTTGCAAAGCTGAAATGA